Proteins encoded within one genomic window of Bemisia tabaci chromosome 2, PGI_BMITA_v3:
- the LOC109030470 gene encoding mpv17-like protein 2 has product MMFKKLTRLKSLLFSKYLIVTNVGLSGTLSGVGDIIEQRQEAHFEGSKWNPRRTLNLTISGVTVGVICHTWYKYLESILPGTTMRTVVKKVLLDQLVYSPVGIFVLLVTLGTLEHADFPTILEDFKKKGTNLYIAEWFVWPPAQVVNFYFVPVQYRVFYDNLVSLGYDIYTSHVTYHKQFVKNSPESR; this is encoded by the coding sequence ATGATGTTCAAAAAGTTAACGCGCCTTAAATCACTCCTGTTCAGCAAGTATCTGATTGTGACAAATGTCGGGCTGTCTGGTACGCTATCAGGTGTTGGAGATATAATTGAGCAGCGGCAAGAAGCGCATTTCGAAGGAAGCAAATGGAACCCAAGGCGGACCCTCAATCTTACCATATCTGGTGTTACAGTTGGTGTAATATGCCATACCTGGTATAAATATTTGGAATCTATACTTCCAGGAACAACCATGCGAACAGTTGTCAAGAAAGTTTTGTTAGACCAATTAGTATACTCGCCTGTAGGGATCTTCGTTTTACTTGTAACCCTAGGTACGCTAGAGCATGCAGAttttcccacaattttggaggactttaaaaagaaaggaaccaatctgTACATAGCCGAGTGGTTTGTATGGCCTCCTGCACAGGTTGTCAACTTTTATTTTGTTCCGGTACAATATCGTGTTTTTTATGACAATCTTGTTTCTTTAGGATATGATATCTACACGTCACATGTAACTTATCATAAACAATTTGTTAAAAATAGTCCAGAAAGTAGGTAA